The following coding sequences lie in one Flavobacterium cyclinae genomic window:
- a CDS encoding deoxynucleoside kinase: MHIAVAGNIGAGKTTLTRLLAKHFKWEPHFEDVVDNPYLDDFYHQMERWSFNLQIYFLNSRFRQVLQIRESGKNIIQDRTIYEDAHIFAPNLHAMGLMSNRDYNNYTSLFELMESLVGSPDLLIYLRSSIPNLVSQIHKRGRDYENSISIDYLSRLNERYEAWIQTYNKGKLVIIDVDNIDFVNNPEDLGMIINRIDAELNGLF; the protein is encoded by the coding sequence ATGCACATAGCAGTAGCAGGAAATATTGGAGCAGGAAAAACAACATTAACCCGATTATTAGCCAAACATTTTAAATGGGAACCGCATTTTGAAGATGTGGTTGATAATCCGTATTTAGATGATTTCTACCATCAAATGGAGCGTTGGAGTTTTAATTTGCAAATTTATTTCTTGAACAGTCGTTTTCGTCAAGTATTGCAAATACGTGAAAGTGGTAAAAACATTATTCAAGACCGAACCATTTATGAAGATGCACATATTTTTGCACCCAATCTTCATGCAATGGGATTGATGTCGAATAGAGATTATAACAATTACACATCACTTTTCGAATTGATGGAAAGTTTAGTAGGTTCACCAGATTTGTTGATTTATTTAAGAAGTTCGATTCCAAATTTAGTTAGTCAAATTCATAAAAGAGGAAGAGATTACGAAAATTCGATTTCGATTGACTATTTAAGTCGATTGAACGAAAGATACGAAGCTTGGATTCAAACCTATAACAAAGGAAAATTAGTAATCATTGATGTTGATAATATTGATTTTGTAAACAATCCAGAAGATTTAGGAATGATTATCAATCGAATTGACGCTGAATTAAACGGATTATTTTAA
- a CDS encoding carboxymuconolactone decarboxylase family protein — protein sequence MPLVTPLPPDHDEETKKLAEFFNETLGFCPNSVLTMQHRPAISKAFIQLNMAVMENKGNVTSALKRMIGWVTSNATGCRYCQAHTIRAAERYGAEQEKLNNIWEYKTHPAFSDAERAALHFALSASVIPNAVDEAIKTELYKYWTEGDIVEMLGVISLFGYLNRWNDSMGTVVEDGAIESAEKYLGKTGWEVGKHK from the coding sequence ATGCCACTAGTAACTCCTCTTCCGCCTGATCACGACGAAGAAACTAAAAAACTTGCAGAATTTTTCAACGAAACACTTGGTTTTTGCCCGAATTCGGTTTTAACCATGCAACATCGTCCTGCAATTTCTAAAGCCTTCATTCAATTGAATATGGCCGTAATGGAAAACAAAGGAAATGTAACATCTGCTTTAAAAAGAATGATTGGCTGGGTTACAAGCAATGCAACCGGATGTAGATATTGTCAAGCACATACTATCAGAGCCGCAGAAAGATATGGCGCTGAACAAGAGAAATTAAATAATATTTGGGAATATAAAACACATCCTGCTTTTTCTGATGCGGAAAGAGCCGCTTTACATTTTGCTTTATCAGCATCTGTTATTCCTAATGCTGTTGACGAAGCAATTAAAACAGAACTTTACAAGTATTGGACAGAAGGCGATATAGTAGAAATGCTTGGCGTAATTTCATTATTCGGATATCTGAACCGCTGGAATGATTCTATGGGAACTGTAGTCGAAGATGGAGCTATTGAAAGTGCTGAGAAATATTTAGGAAAAACTGGCTGGGAAGTTGGAAAACATAAATAA
- a CDS encoding beta-mannosidase, whose amino-acid sequence MSTENWIFYKQNEAKKYKATIPGTVHTDLFQNQLISDPFFGANEKQLRWIENENWEYETYFMISEVELKNQNIDLEFDGLDTYATVFLNGKVVLEANNMFRKWTISAKSHLKIGANHLKVVFQSAVQKGKDAAAKLSYTLPEKERVFVRKAQYQFGWDWGPRFVTAGIWKKVQLKFWNSAKIEHVKYQQKVLNESVANLDFIFTIYVEKSGKYQIKLGQKPFPFVLKKGQNVVKVPVMIQNPILWWCNGLGVPHQYLFQFTLEKNKKLIDQNDLKIGLRTIELIQEKDHIGKSFYFKLNGKSVFMKGANVVPPDSFLPRVSDSTYFSLVENAKKANMNMLRVWGGGVYFDDAFYEACDANGILVWQDFMFACSMYPGDEKFVQNVKQEVIDNVNRLQNHPSIAIWCGNNENDEGWHNWGWQKQFNYSKSDSSQIWNDYKKVFHEMIPQTLDSLLPKEKNIYWSSSPSIGWGRKESLLQGDSHYWGVWWRKEPFEIYEKKVGRFMSEYGFQGMPNLETLKKVMKNGDLNFTSDAFKNHQKHPTGYETINEYMARDYVIPKDFEDYLYVSQLLQARGMKMAIEAHRRAKPNCKGTLYWQLNDCWPVTSWSSVDYYGNWKAFHYQVKRSFENLILSVEKHNSDIYKFFVINDGMQNYAGELKAEVRNFQGQLLWEKKSYCASEANSNVTAVLLPFVPLKEIDTQNSYLKLAYISDDNHFESVFFFEKPKDLKLQKPNIKIKSIDELTIEISSDVLAKDVFLSSEINTFFEDNYFDLLPNEKRIIKLSKAVKEIKVKSLFDTL is encoded by the coding sequence TTGTCAACAGAAAACTGGATATTCTACAAACAAAACGAAGCAAAAAAATATAAAGCAACTATTCCCGGAACAGTTCACACCGATTTGTTTCAAAACCAACTAATTTCTGATCCGTTTTTTGGAGCTAATGAAAAGCAATTACGGTGGATTGAAAATGAAAATTGGGAATATGAAACGTATTTTATGATTTCTGAAGTCGAGCTTAAAAATCAAAATATCGATTTAGAATTTGATGGTTTAGATACTTATGCAACCGTTTTTTTGAACGGAAAAGTTGTATTAGAAGCCAATAATATGTTCCGAAAATGGACCATTTCAGCTAAATCTCATCTAAAAATTGGTGCGAATCATTTAAAAGTAGTTTTTCAGTCAGCGGTTCAAAAAGGAAAAGATGCAGCAGCAAAATTATCGTATACCTTACCAGAAAAGGAACGTGTTTTTGTTCGAAAAGCGCAATATCAATTCGGTTGGGATTGGGGACCACGTTTTGTAACGGCTGGGATTTGGAAAAAAGTACAATTGAAATTTTGGAATTCGGCTAAAATAGAACATGTAAAATATCAACAAAAAGTATTGAATGAATCGGTAGCCAATTTGGATTTTATTTTTACCATTTACGTAGAAAAATCAGGAAAATACCAAATTAAATTAGGTCAAAAACCATTTCCATTTGTGTTGAAAAAAGGACAAAATGTAGTAAAAGTTCCTGTAATGATTCAAAATCCAATTTTATGGTGGTGTAATGGTTTAGGAGTTCCACATCAATATTTGTTTCAATTTACTTTGGAAAAAAACAAAAAGCTAATTGATCAAAATGATTTGAAGATAGGTTTACGAACTATCGAATTAATTCAAGAAAAAGACCACATTGGGAAAAGTTTTTACTTTAAGTTAAACGGAAAATCGGTTTTTATGAAAGGCGCTAACGTGGTTCCGCCTGATAGTTTTTTGCCACGGGTTTCGGACTCCACTTATTTTTCTTTAGTTGAAAATGCTAAAAAAGCGAATATGAACATGCTTCGTGTTTGGGGTGGCGGCGTGTATTTTGATGATGCGTTTTATGAAGCTTGCGATGCTAACGGAATTTTAGTTTGGCAAGATTTTATGTTTGCTTGTTCCATGTATCCGGGTGATGAAAAATTTGTGCAAAATGTAAAGCAAGAAGTGATTGATAATGTAAATCGTTTGCAAAATCATCCAAGCATTGCCATTTGGTGTGGTAATAATGAAAACGACGAAGGTTGGCACAATTGGGGTTGGCAAAAGCAATTCAATTATTCAAAATCGGATTCTAGCCAAATTTGGAACGATTACAAAAAAGTATTTCACGAAATGATTCCGCAAACTTTGGATAGTTTGCTTCCGAAAGAAAAAAATATCTATTGGTCGTCTTCTCCTTCGATAGGTTGGGGAAGAAAAGAAAGTTTATTACAAGGCGATTCGCATTATTGGGGCGTTTGGTGGAGAAAAGAGCCGTTTGAAATTTATGAGAAAAAAGTAGGACGTTTTATGAGCGAATACGGTTTTCAAGGCATGCCCAATTTAGAAACTTTGAAAAAAGTCATGAAAAATGGAGATTTGAATTTTACTTCTGACGCTTTTAAAAATCATCAAAAACACCCAACAGGTTACGAAACAATAAACGAATACATGGCCCGTGATTATGTGATTCCTAAAGACTTTGAAGATTATCTTTATGTTTCCCAATTATTGCAAGCTCGAGGAATGAAAATGGCAATTGAAGCCCATAGAAGAGCAAAACCTAATTGTAAAGGAACCTTATATTGGCAACTAAATGATTGTTGGCCCGTTACTTCTTGGAGTTCGGTAGATTATTATGGAAACTGGAAAGCCTTTCATTATCAAGTAAAAAGAAGTTTTGAAAATCTGATTTTGTCAGTTGAGAAACATAATAGTGATATTTATAAGTTTTTTGTTATCAATGATGGAATGCAAAATTATGCAGGAGAATTAAAAGCGGAAGTTAGAAATTTTCAAGGTCAATTATTATGGGAGAAAAAATCGTATTGTGCTTCAGAGGCTAATTCAAATGTAACGGCAGTCTTATTACCATTTGTGCCTTTAAAGGAAATTGATACGCAAAATTCTTATTTAAAGTTAGCATACATTTCAGATGATAATCATTTTGAAAGTGTTTTCTTTTTTGAAAAACCTAAAGATTTGAAACTTCAAAAACCCAATATTAAAATCAAAAGTATTGATGAATTAACTATTGAAATTTCCTCTGATGTTTTAGCTAAAGATGTTTTTTTATCTTCTGAAATCAATACTTTTTTTGAGGATAATTATTTTGATTTGCTACCAAATGAAAAGCGAATTATCAAATTGTCAAAAGCTGTAAAAGAGATAAAAGTAAAATCGTTATTTGATACTTTATGA
- a CDS encoding copper homeostasis protein CutC, translating to MFQNKKIEIACFNLESALIAQKAGADRVELCADMLVGGITPAIEIIQLARENLSIDINVMIRPRGGNFVYSNSEFEQMKSEIEIIKKLGVNGFVFGILNEDKSINVDQNKELVEFAKPFPCTFHRAFDEVLDYEQALEDVISCGFSTILTSGTFPNVMEGKEVLKQLVIQANNRIEIMPGGGLRSTNILALDEMVNSNWYHSSAITDGSETASSGEIIQLKKNLKI from the coding sequence ATGTTCCAAAATAAAAAAATAGAAATCGCTTGTTTTAATCTTGAATCCGCTCTCATCGCACAAAAAGCTGGAGCGGATAGAGTGGAATTATGTGCAGACATGTTAGTAGGCGGAATAACTCCTGCAATCGAAATAATTCAACTAGCTCGCGAAAATTTGTCAATCGATATTAATGTAATGATTCGCCCTAGAGGTGGAAATTTTGTGTATTCCAATTCTGAATTCGAGCAAATGAAATCGGAAATTGAAATCATCAAAAAGTTAGGAGTCAACGGATTTGTTTTTGGGATTTTAAATGAAGATAAATCAATTAATGTTGATCAAAATAAAGAATTAGTTGAATTTGCAAAACCATTTCCTTGTACGTTTCATCGAGCTTTTGATGAGGTTTTAGATTACGAACAAGCTTTAGAAGATGTTATTTCTTGCGGGTTTTCAACTATTTTAACTTCAGGAACTTTTCCAAATGTGATGGAAGGAAAAGAAGTTTTGAAACAATTGGTTATTCAAGCCAATAATCGAATAGAAATTATGCCCGGTGGTGGATTGCGTTCAACTAATATTTTAGCATTAGACGAAATGGTTAATTCGAATTGGTATCATTCTTCTGCTATTACTGATGGGAGTGAAACAGCTAGTTCAGGTGAAATAATTCAATTAAAGAAAAACTTAAAAATTTAA
- a CDS encoding isoaspartyl peptidase/L-asparaginase: MTNRRNFLKTTALATAGVAFQSFQSKSEEKAIENNSGKGTRPIVLSTWRFGIEANEAAWEILKNNGRALDAVEAGVKIPEGDPNERSVGYGGRPDRDGRVTLDSCIMDEFSNIGSVACLEHIKHPISVARAVMEKTPHVMLVGEGALQFALSQGFKKENLLVEASEKEWKEWLKTSEYLPKANIENHDTIGMIALDAQGNLSGACTTSGMAFKMHGRVGDSPIIGAGLYVDNEIGAATATGHGEEVIRITGCHLVVELMRQGKSPQKACEEAVMRIVKLTQNRGKNLKDIQVGFIALNKKGEYGSYCVQGGFNYAVHDASGNKLIDANYFLK, encoded by the coding sequence ATGACAAACAGAAGAAATTTTTTAAAAACAACCGCATTAGCAACTGCTGGTGTAGCTTTTCAATCGTTTCAATCGAAATCTGAAGAAAAAGCAATTGAAAACAATTCAGGAAAAGGAACAAGACCAATTGTGCTTTCTACTTGGCGATTCGGAATTGAAGCTAATGAAGCCGCTTGGGAAATTCTCAAAAATAATGGTCGTGCTCTTGATGCAGTAGAAGCTGGTGTAAAAATTCCTGAAGGTGATCCAAATGAAAGAAGTGTAGGTTACGGTGGTCGCCCAGATAGAGATGGTCGCGTAACATTAGATTCGTGCATTATGGATGAATTTTCTAACATTGGTTCGGTAGCGTGTTTGGAACACATCAAACATCCTATTTCCGTTGCAAGAGCTGTAATGGAAAAAACACCTCATGTGATGTTGGTTGGAGAAGGTGCTTTGCAATTTGCCTTATCTCAAGGATTCAAAAAAGAGAATTTGTTAGTTGAAGCTTCCGAAAAAGAATGGAAAGAATGGCTAAAAACAAGTGAGTATTTACCAAAAGCTAATATTGAAAATCACGATACCATCGGAATGATTGCTTTGGATGCGCAAGGCAATTTATCGGGTGCGTGTACTACAAGTGGTATGGCTTTTAAAATGCACGGAAGAGTAGGCGATTCTCCAATTATTGGAGCAGGTTTGTATGTAGATAACGAAATTGGTGCCGCAACCGCAACAGGCCATGGAGAAGAAGTCATCCGAATTACAGGTTGTCATTTGGTGGTGGAATTGATGCGTCAGGGAAAATCACCACAAAAAGCATGTGAAGAAGCGGTAATGCGAATTGTAAAACTGACGCAAAATCGTGGAAAAAATTTAAAAGATATTCAAGTTGGGTTCATTGCATTGAACAAAAAAGGAGAATACGGTTCGTATTGTGTACAAGGCGGATTTAATTATGCTGTTCACGATGCAAGTGGGAATAAATTAATTGACGCGAATTACTTTTTGAAATAA
- a CDS encoding glycoside hydrolase family 20 protein: protein MKLRILTLLFFFSMHYGMAQQNLNIIPKPESIEMHKGSFTLNKETVIQPNYNLVEAQYLQKSIKELTGLDLKIQSAVNKPNRIVLAHSEIKRKSSDGYELLISNKKFAAIYAKTPEGFFNGIQTFLQLLPLEKKDKISLPCLSIQDDSKFQWRGIHLDVSRHFFPKEFIKKYIDYLAMYKMNTFHWHLTDDQGWRIEIKKYPKLTQVGAWRNGSMIGHYTDQTFDDIRYGGFYTQEDIKEIVAYAKERHITIVPEIEMPGHALAALASYPEFSCTGGPFEVGKTWGVLEDVFCPKDETFMFLENILTEVMELFPSEYIHIGGDECPKVRWKSCPHCQKRIKDENLKDEHELQSYFIQRIEKFVNSKGRKIIGWDEILEGGLAPNAAVMSWRGTEGGIAAAKQKHFVVMSPGSHCYFDHYQGEPKNEPIAFGGYTNVEKVYSFNPIPKELSEEESKYILGAQANLWTEYINTPEHAEYMLFPRIAALSEVVWGTSNPNNYKEFEKRLISHFEIYDKKGINFSKAIFEVTSKVQPAENGVAFELKSANPIGIKYTTDGSEPNVNSISYEKPILVTKNQTIKAAYFENGKAKSATIEQSFFITKSTGKKIELVHQPHENYGIGGSFTLVDGMKGNPSKFGRDWLGFWGKDLNATIDLGKIETISKISINTLSSEGSWIYYPKSISVLVSKDGKNYISITIVSSKEIQEKKGKVVVNFDKQNVQFIKVIAENNGIITDGKPGAGSKSWLFTDEISVE, encoded by the coding sequence ATGAAATTAAGAATACTGACTTTGTTGTTTTTCTTTTCTATGCACTACGGTATGGCGCAACAAAATCTAAACATAATTCCGAAACCAGAGTCAATTGAAATGCATAAAGGCAGTTTTACTTTGAATAAGGAAACTGTAATACAACCAAATTATAACTTAGTTGAAGCTCAATATCTTCAAAAATCTATAAAAGAACTTACAGGATTAGATTTAAAAATTCAATCTGCGGTAAATAAACCGAATAGAATAGTTTTGGCTCATTCTGAAATTAAAAGGAAAAGTAGTGATGGATATGAATTACTTATTTCTAATAAGAAATTTGCCGCTATTTATGCTAAAACTCCTGAAGGCTTTTTTAATGGTATTCAAACTTTTTTGCAGTTACTTCCGTTAGAAAAAAAAGATAAAATCAGTTTACCTTGTTTATCGATCCAAGACGATTCCAAATTCCAATGGCGCGGCATACACTTGGACGTTTCTCGTCATTTCTTTCCAAAAGAATTCATCAAAAAGTATATCGATTATCTTGCCATGTATAAAATGAATACGTTTCATTGGCATTTAACAGATGATCAAGGTTGGCGTATCGAAATCAAAAAATATCCAAAATTAACCCAAGTTGGTGCTTGGCGGAACGGTTCAATGATTGGACATTACACCGACCAAACTTTTGACGACATTCGCTATGGCGGATTTTACACTCAAGAAGACATCAAAGAAATTGTAGCTTATGCCAAAGAACGCCACATCACCATTGTGCCCGAAATCGAAATGCCTGGACACGCTTTAGCTGCTTTAGCTTCCTATCCTGAATTTTCATGTACGGGCGGACCCTTTGAAGTGGGAAAAACGTGGGGCGTTTTAGAAGATGTTTTTTGTCCAAAAGACGAAACTTTTATGTTTTTAGAAAATATTTTGACTGAAGTTATGGAATTATTTCCTTCCGAATACATTCATATTGGTGGTGATGAATGCCCAAAAGTGCGTTGGAAAAGTTGTCCGCATTGTCAAAAGAGAATCAAAGATGAAAACTTAAAAGACGAACACGAATTGCAAAGTTATTTCATACAACGAATCGAAAAATTTGTCAACAGTAAAGGACGAAAAATAATTGGTTGGGACGAAATTTTAGAAGGCGGATTAGCACCAAATGCAGCCGTAATGAGTTGGCGTGGTACAGAAGGCGGAATCGCAGCAGCCAAACAAAAACATTTCGTAGTGATGTCGCCAGGGTCGCATTGTTATTTCGATCATTATCAAGGCGAACCTAAAAACGAACCGATTGCTTTTGGAGGTTATACCAATGTGGAAAAAGTGTATTCTTTTAATCCAATTCCAAAGGAACTTTCAGAAGAAGAATCGAAATATATTTTAGGTGCTCAAGCCAATCTTTGGACGGAATATATCAACACACCAGAACATGCCGAATATATGCTTTTTCCAAGAATTGCAGCGCTTTCCGAAGTGGTTTGGGGAACATCCAATCCTAATAATTACAAAGAATTCGAAAAACGATTAATTTCACATTTTGAAATCTATGATAAAAAAGGAATCAATTTCAGTAAAGCCATTTTTGAAGTAACTTCAAAGGTACAACCTGCTGAAAACGGAGTAGCTTTCGAATTAAAATCAGCTAATCCAATCGGAATCAAATACACAACCGATGGTTCAGAACCAAATGTGAATTCGATTTCTTACGAAAAACCAATTTTGGTTACTAAAAACCAAACCATAAAAGCGGCTTATTTCGAAAATGGTAAAGCTAAAAGTGCTACTATCGAACAATCGTTTTTTATCACTAAATCAACGGGTAAAAAAATTGAATTGGTACATCAACCGCATGAAAATTATGGAATTGGTGGAAGTTTTACTTTGGTTGATGGTATGAAAGGAAATCCTTCAAAATTTGGTAGAGATTGGTTGGGTTTCTGGGGAAAAGATTTGAATGCGACTATCGATTTAGGGAAAATAGAAACAATCTCAAAAATCAGTATCAATACACTTTCATCAGAAGGAAGTTGGATTTATTATCCTAAAAGCATTAGTGTTTTAGTTTCAAAAGATGGTAAAAATTATATTTCAATTACAATAGTTTCCTCGAAAGAAATTCAAGAAAAGAAAGGAAAAGTTGTAGTTAATTTTGACAAACAAAATGTTCAATTTATAAAAGTCATTGCAGAAAACAACGGAATCATTACAGATGGAAAACCAGGAGCTGGTTCTAAAAGTTGGTTATTTACAGACGAAATAAGTGTAGAATAA
- a CDS encoding sodium-translocating pyrophosphatase — translation MESMMIYVPIVMALLGLAFMAAKRAWVLKQDAGDGKMKEISDYIYEGALAFLKAEYRLLAVFVLIASVVLAGITFIPGVKTHLLIVVAFIFGAIFSALAGNMGMKIATKTNVRTTQAARTSLPQALKVSFGGGTVMGLGVAGLAVLGLTGFFILFFHMFMDGVWTDTDGMTVVLETLAGFSLGAESIALFARVGGGIYTKAADVGADLVGKVEAGIPEDDPRNPATIADNVGDNVGDVAGMGADLFGSYVATVLAAMVLGNYVIKDMGGKIDDAFGGIGPILLPMAIAGFGILFSIIGTMLVKIASDDAKEAQVQKALNIGNWVSIVLTLISCYFLVDFMLPEVLTLNFYGEGDKEIDSIRVFYATIVGLFVGGAISSVTEYYTGLGTKPVLAIVQKSSTGAGTNVIAGLATGMISTFPTVLLFGGAIWASYALAGFYGVALAASAMMATTAMQLAIDAFGPISDNAGGIAEMSELPKEVRTRTDILDSVGNTTAATGKGFAIASAALTSLALFAAYVTFTGIDGINIFKAPVLAMLFIGGMIPVVFSALAMNSVGKAAMDMVYEVRRQFKEIPGIMEGTGKPEYGKCVEISTKAALREMMLPGILTIGFPIAIVLLGKLVYGDNNQLIAEMLGGYMAGVTVSGVLWAVFQNNAGGAWDNAKKSFEAGVEINGEMTYKGSDAHKAAVTGDTVGDPFKDTSGPSMNILIKLTCLIGLVIAPILGGHGATTENGSCCSGDKKEMVCTDGKCDLSKCATMTKDECAKMCEANGCSEECKENCMSMYDENGKFIGKEKHVHGPNCNHGDHQEIINMDVKKVKDADGKVKATVTLTKMVDGKEIKEEKVFEGDDLEVEAKIAELGK, via the coding sequence ATGGAATCAATGATGATTTATGTTCCTATAGTCATGGCACTATTAGGATTGGCATTTATGGCTGCCAAACGCGCTTGGGTTCTTAAGCAAGACGCCGGAGATGGAAAAATGAAAGAAATTTCAGATTACATTTACGAAGGGGCTTTAGCTTTTTTAAAGGCAGAATATCGATTATTAGCAGTATTTGTACTTATAGCTAGTGTTGTATTGGCTGGTATTACATTTATACCAGGAGTTAAAACACATTTATTAATAGTTGTAGCTTTCATTTTTGGAGCTATATTTTCTGCTTTAGCAGGAAACATGGGGATGAAAATCGCCACAAAAACAAACGTTAGAACTACGCAAGCAGCTCGTACTAGCTTACCACAAGCTTTAAAAGTTTCTTTTGGTGGTGGAACTGTAATGGGATTAGGAGTTGCAGGTTTGGCTGTTTTAGGTTTAACCGGATTTTTTATCTTGTTTTTCCACATGTTCATGGATGGCGTTTGGACTGATACGGATGGAATGACTGTAGTTCTAGAAACTTTAGCTGGTTTTTCATTAGGAGCTGAATCTATTGCATTGTTTGCTCGTGTAGGTGGTGGTATTTACACTAAAGCTGCTGATGTAGGGGCTGACTTAGTAGGAAAAGTAGAAGCTGGTATTCCAGAAGATGATCCTCGTAATCCTGCAACAATTGCAGATAACGTTGGGGATAACGTTGGTGACGTTGCCGGTATGGGTGCCGATTTATTCGGTTCGTATGTAGCAACAGTTTTAGCGGCAATGGTTTTAGGAAATTACGTAATTAAAGATATGGGTGGTAAAATCGATGATGCTTTCGGCGGAATCGGACCAATTTTATTACCAATGGCAATCGCTGGTTTCGGAATTTTATTCTCTATTATTGGAACCATGTTAGTGAAAATTGCAAGTGATGATGCAAAAGAAGCACAAGTACAAAAAGCATTAAACATTGGGAACTGGGTTTCTATTGTATTAACTTTAATTTCTTGTTATTTCTTGGTTGACTTTATGTTGCCAGAAGTATTAACATTAAACTTCTATGGTGAAGGAGATAAAGAAATCGATTCAATTCGTGTTTTCTATGCAACTATTGTTGGTTTATTCGTAGGTGGAGCAATTTCATCAGTAACAGAATATTACACAGGATTAGGTACAAAACCAGTATTGGCAATCGTACAAAAATCATCAACTGGAGCTGGAACTAACGTAATCGCTGGTTTAGCAACTGGAATGATTTCTACTTTCCCAACAGTTTTATTATTTGGAGGTGCAATTTGGGCTTCTTATGCTTTAGCTGGATTCTACGGTGTTGCTTTGGCTGCATCTGCAATGATGGCTACAACTGCAATGCAATTAGCAATCGACGCATTCGGACCAATTTCTGATAACGCGGGTGGAATCGCTGAGATGAGTGAATTACCAAAAGAAGTTCGTACTCGTACAGATATTTTAGATTCAGTAGGTAACACAACTGCAGCAACTGGAAAAGGTTTTGCAATCGCATCTGCTGCTTTAACTTCGTTAGCTTTATTCGCTGCTTATGTTACTTTCACAGGAATTGACGGAATTAACATCTTCAAAGCGCCTGTATTAGCTATGTTATTTATTGGAGGTATGATTCCAGTAGTGTTCTCTGCTTTAGCAATGAATTCAGTAGGTAAAGCTGCTATGGACATGGTATATGAAGTACGTCGTCAGTTCAAAGAAATTCCAGGAATCATGGAAGGAACCGGGAAACCAGAATATGGTAAATGTGTTGAAATTTCTACAAAAGCCGCTTTACGCGAAATGATGTTACCAGGAATCTTAACGATTGGTTTCCCAATTGCAATTGTATTATTAGGTAAATTAGTTTACGGAGATAATAACCAATTAATCGCTGAAATGTTAGGTGGTTATATGGCTGGAGTTACCGTTTCAGGTGTACTTTGGGCAGTGTTCCAAAACAACGCTGGTGGAGCTTGGGATAACGCTAAAAAATCGTTTGAAGCTGGTGTTGAAATCAATGGAGAAATGACCTATAAAGGTTCTGATGCACACAAAGCAGCGGTAACTGGAGATACTGTTGGAGATCCATTTAAAGATACTTCTGGACCATCGATGAATATCTTAATCAAATTAACATGTTTAATTGGTTTAGTAATCGCTCCAATCTTAGGAGGTCACGGTGCTACAACTGAAAATGGTTCTTGTTGTTCAGGCGATAAAAAAGAAATGGTTTGTACAGATGGAAAATGCGATTTATCTAAATGTGCAACTATGACAAAAGACGAATGTGCAAAAATGTGTGAAGCAAACGGTTGTTCTGAAGAATGTAAAGAAAACTGTATGTCAATGTATGATGAAAACGGAAAATTCATTGGCAAAGAAAAACACGTTCACGGGCCAAATTGCAACCACGGAGATCACCAAGAAATCATCAATATGGACGTAAAAAAAGTTAAAGATGCTGATGGAAAAGTAAAAGCTACAGTAACTTTAACTAAAATGGTTGATGGAAAAGAAATAAAAGAAGAAAAAGTTTTTGAAGGAGACGATTTAGAAGTAGAAGCAAAAATTGCTGAACTAGGAAAATAA
- a CDS encoding inorganic diphosphatase, which produces MTADKITTFDVLIEIPRGSRNKYEYDFELKRMRFDRMLFSSMMYPADYGFIPETLALDGDPLDVLVLVNEPTFPGCVMEVKPIGVFHMADDKGPDEKVICVPVSDPIWNKLNDLSDVNPHLIKEIEHFFQVYKDLEHKKVDVEGWGDVNEAKEILRKCTNRFNELENKPEGLFSIR; this is translated from the coding sequence ATGACAGCAGATAAAATTACTACATTTGATGTATTGATTGAGATTCCTAGAGGAAGTAGAAACAAATACGAGTACGATTTTGAATTAAAAAGAATGCGTTTTGACAGAATGTTATTCTCGTCTATGATGTATCCGGCAGATTACGGATTTATTCCTGAAACTTTAGCATTAGATGGAGATCCATTAGATGTTTTAGTTTTAGTAAACGAACCAACATTCCCAGGTTGCGTGATGGAAGTAAAACCAATTGGAGTTTTCCATATGGCAGATGATAAAGGGCCAGATGAAAAAGTAATTTGTGTACCTGTATCAGATCCAATTTGGAACAAATTAAATGATTTAAGCGATGTAAATCCGCACTTAATTAAAGAAATTGAACACTTCTTCCAAGTGTATAAAGATTTAGAGCACAAAAAAGTTGATGTGGAAGGTTGGGGAGATGTTAACGAAGCAAAAGAAATTTTGAGAAAATGTACCAATCGTTTCAATGAACTTGAAAACAAACCAGAAGGATTATTCAGTATTAGATAA